A stretch of the Serratia marcescens genome encodes the following:
- the mioC gene encoding FMN-binding protein MioC — MADITLISGSTLGSAEYVAEHLAEKLEDAGFSTEMLHGPELDELPLTGRWLVVSSTHGAGELPDNLQPLLEQIAEQQPDLSEVQFGAVGLGSSEYDTFCGAIKQIDDLLITRGAKRIGDRLEIDVTEHEIPEDPAEEWVKNWINLL, encoded by the coding sequence ATGGCAGACATTACTCTGATCAGTGGCAGTACGCTTGGCAGCGCCGAATACGTGGCTGAACATTTGGCTGAAAAGCTGGAAGACGCGGGTTTCTCTACCGAGATGCTGCACGGCCCTGAACTGGATGAGTTGCCGTTGACCGGCCGCTGGCTGGTGGTCTCTTCCACGCACGGCGCCGGCGAACTGCCGGATAACCTTCAGCCGTTGCTGGAGCAGATCGCCGAACAACAGCCGGATCTTTCCGAGGTGCAGTTCGGCGCCGTCGGTTTGGGCAGTTCGGAATACGACACCTTCTGCGGTGCGATCAAACAGATCGACGATCTGTTGATCACCAGAGGCGCGAAAAGGATCGGCGATCGTCTCGAGATCGACGTGACCGAACATGAAATTCCCGAGGATCCGGCCGAGGAATGGGTAAAAAACTGGATTAATTTACTCTAA
- the mnmG gene encoding tRNA uridine-5-carboxymethylaminomethyl(34) synthesis enzyme MnmG — MFYPDQFDVIIIGGGHAGTEAAMAAARMGRQTLLLTHNIDTLGQMSCNPAIGGIGKGHLVKEIDALGGLMATAIDHAGIQFRILNASKGPAVRATRAQADRVLYRQAIRTALENQPNLMIFQQPVEDLIVENDRVVGAVTQMGLKFRAKAVVLTVGTFLDGKIHIGLENYSGGRAGDPPSISLSQRLRELPLRVNRLKTGTPPRIDARTIDFSVLAPQHGDTPVPVFSFLGDASQHPEQMACYITHTNEKTHDVIRNNLDRSPMYAGIIEGIGPRYCPSIEDKVMRFADRNAHQIFLEPEGLTSNEIYPNGISTSLPFDVQMQIVRSMEGMQNARIIRPGYAIEYDFFDPRDLKPTLESKFIQGLFFAGQINGTTGYEEAAAQGLLAGLNAGRFADEQEGWAPRRDQAYLGVLVDDLSTLGTKEPYRMFTSRAEYRLMLREDNADLRLTEKGRELGLVDDVRWARYSEKLERIERERQRLRDIWMHPHAENVEQVNALLKAPLSREANGEELLRRPEMDYAQLTGTDAFAPPLDDVQAAEQVEIQVKYEGYIARQQEEIEKQQRNENTVLPLDLDYRQVSGLSNEVIAKLNDHKPNSIGQASRISGITPAAISILLIWLKKQGLLRRSA; from the coding sequence ATGTTTTATCCAGATCAATTTGACGTCATCATCATCGGTGGTGGCCATGCAGGGACCGAGGCCGCCATGGCCGCGGCACGCATGGGACGTCAGACTTTATTATTGACACACAATATCGATACGCTGGGACAGATGTCCTGCAATCCGGCGATTGGTGGTATTGGTAAAGGGCATCTGGTTAAGGAAATTGATGCACTCGGTGGCCTGATGGCGACGGCGATCGACCATGCCGGCATCCAGTTTAGGATACTAAACGCCAGCAAGGGCCCAGCCGTTCGCGCCACGCGCGCTCAGGCGGATCGCGTACTGTATCGCCAGGCGATCCGTACCGCGTTGGAGAACCAGCCCAACCTGATGATCTTCCAACAACCCGTTGAGGATCTGATCGTCGAAAACGATCGCGTAGTCGGCGCTGTCACCCAAATGGGCCTGAAATTCCGCGCCAAGGCGGTAGTATTGACCGTAGGCACCTTCCTGGACGGCAAGATCCATATCGGTCTGGAAAATTACAGCGGCGGCCGCGCCGGGGATCCTCCTTCGATCTCGCTGTCGCAGCGTTTACGAGAACTGCCGCTGCGCGTTAACCGCCTGAAAACCGGTACACCGCCGCGCATCGACGCCCGCACTATCGATTTCAGCGTACTGGCGCCACAACACGGCGATACGCCGGTGCCGGTATTCTCGTTCCTGGGCGATGCCAGCCAACACCCGGAACAAATGGCGTGCTACATCACCCATACCAACGAAAAAACCCATGACGTGATCCGCAATAACCTCGATCGCAGCCCGATGTATGCCGGGATCATCGAAGGGATCGGCCCACGTTATTGCCCGTCGATCGAAGACAAGGTCATGCGCTTTGCCGATCGCAATGCGCACCAGATCTTCCTCGAGCCGGAAGGCCTGACCAGCAACGAGATTTACCCTAACGGGATCTCCACCAGCCTGCCGTTCGACGTGCAGATGCAGATCGTCCGTTCGATGGAAGGCATGCAGAACGCGCGTATTATTCGCCCTGGCTACGCCATTGAGTACGATTTCTTCGATCCGCGCGATTTGAAGCCGACGCTGGAAAGCAAATTCATTCAGGGGCTGTTCTTCGCCGGCCAGATCAACGGCACTACCGGGTATGAAGAAGCCGCTGCGCAGGGCCTGCTGGCTGGTCTGAACGCCGGGCGTTTCGCCGACGAACAGGAAGGCTGGGCGCCACGTCGCGATCAGGCTTATCTGGGCGTGCTGGTGGACGACCTCAGCACCCTCGGCACCAAAGAGCCATACCGCATGTTTACCTCACGCGCCGAGTATCGTCTGATGCTGCGTGAAGACAACGCCGATCTCCGCCTGACGGAAAAAGGCCGTGAACTGGGCCTGGTGGACGACGTCCGTTGGGCGCGTTACAGCGAGAAGCTGGAGCGAATCGAACGCGAACGTCAGCGCCTGCGCGACATCTGGATGCACCCGCACGCCGAGAACGTCGAACAGGTCAATGCGCTGCTGAAAGCGCCGTTGTCGCGTGAAGCGAACGGCGAAGAGCTGCTGCGCCGCCCTGAGATGGATTACGCGCAGTTAACCGGCACCGACGCTTTCGCGCCGCCGCTGGACGACGTACAAGCGGCCGAACAGGTCGAGATCCAGGTCAAATACGAAGGCTACATCGCTCGCCAGCAGGAAGAGATCGAAAAACAGCAGCGCAACGAGAATACCGTGCTGCCGTTGGATCTCGATTACCGTCAGGTTTCGGGGCTGTCGAACGAAGTGATCGCCAAGCTGAACGATCACAAACCGAACTCCATCGGCCAGGCTTCGCGCATTTCCGGCATTACGCCGGCGGCGATCTCAATTTTGCTGATTTGGCTGAAAAAGCAGGGACTGCTGCGCCGCAGCGCATAA
- the rsmG gene encoding 16S rRNA (guanine(527)-N(7))-methyltransferase RsmG, protein MQKKLDSLLAAAGIELPDQQKQQLLGYVGMLDKWNKAYNLTSVRDPQQMLVRHILDSIVVNPYLQGSRFIDVGTGPGLPGIPLAIVRPDAHFTLLDSLGKRVRFLRQVQHELGLNNIEPVQSRVEAFPAEPPFDGVISRAFASLQDMLSWCHHLPAKGQGRFYALKGVRPDEELTQLPAGVSLESIVRLQVPELEGERHLVILKAN, encoded by the coding sequence GTGCAAAAAAAATTAGACTCGCTGCTCGCTGCAGCAGGCATTGAGCTGCCCGATCAGCAGAAACAGCAGCTGCTAGGCTATGTCGGCATGCTGGATAAGTGGAACAAGGCTTATAACCTCACGTCGGTGCGCGATCCGCAACAAATGCTGGTGCGCCACATCCTCGACAGCATCGTGGTCAACCCGTATCTGCAGGGCTCGCGTTTTATCGATGTCGGCACCGGCCCCGGCTTGCCGGGCATTCCGCTGGCGATCGTGCGCCCGGACGCACATTTCACGCTGCTCGACAGCCTGGGCAAGCGTGTGCGTTTCCTGCGCCAGGTGCAGCATGAGCTGGGTCTGAACAATATCGAACCGGTGCAGAGCCGCGTCGAAGCCTTTCCGGCCGAGCCGCCGTTCGATGGCGTGATCAGCCGCGCGTTCGCTTCGCTGCAGGATATGCTGTCCTGGTGTCATCACCTGCCAGCGAAAGGGCAGGGGCGTTTTTACGCGTTGAAAGGCGTGCGCCCGGATGAAGAGCTGACGCAGCTGCCGGCAGGCGTTAGCCTGGAGTCTATCGTGCGGTTGCAGGTGCCTGAACTGGAAGGCGAACGCCATCTGGTGATTCTTAAGGCAAACTGA
- the atpI gene encoding F0F1 ATP synthase subunit I — MSVSLYSGKVARKLLFLQLMTFVLISVAFWLKSPEWSASALAGGLAAWLPSAMFMLFALRHQAQTPAPGRVAWSFAIGEGLKVVITIVLLIVALGVFKAEFIPLGLTYLAVLVVQIVAPAVINSYRT, encoded by the coding sequence ATGTCTGTGTCCCTTTACAGCGGGAAAGTCGCACGCAAACTGCTGTTTTTGCAGTTAATGACTTTTGTTCTGATCAGCGTTGCTTTCTGGCTGAAAAGCCCGGAATGGAGCGCTTCGGCGCTGGCAGGCGGTCTCGCCGCCTGGTTGCCGAGTGCAATGTTTATGCTGTTTGCCTTGCGCCACCAGGCGCAAACGCCGGCGCCCGGTAGGGTTGCCTGGTCGTTCGCCATCGGCGAGGGGCTAAAGGTCGTGATCACCATCGTTTTGCTGATCGTGGCGCTGGGGGTGTTCAAGGCGGAGTTTATACCGCTTGGCCTGACCTATTTAGCGGTGTTAGTGGTGCAGATAGTGGCACCAGCCGTGATTAACAGTTACCGAACTTAA
- the atpB gene encoding F0F1 ATP synthase subunit A: MSAGEVLTPQEYIGHHLTQLQVGTGFWSINLDSMFFSVVLGALFLVIFRKVAKNATSGVPGKLQTAVELVVGFVDSSVRDMYHGKSKVIAPLALTVFVWVFLMNLMDLIPVDFLPYLGTHVLGLPALRVVPTADVNVTLSMALGVFILILFYSIKMKGVGGFVKELTMQPFNHPVFIPINLILEGVSLLSKPVSLGLRLFGNMYAGELIFILIAGLLPWWSQWVLSLPWAIFHILIITLQAFIFMVLTIVYLSMASEEH; the protein is encoded by the coding sequence ATGTCTGCAGGAGAAGTCTTGACTCCACAGGAGTATATCGGTCACCACCTGACGCAGCTTCAGGTCGGGACTGGGTTTTGGTCGATTAACCTCGACTCGATGTTTTTCTCCGTCGTCCTCGGGGCGCTCTTCCTGGTGATCTTCCGTAAAGTGGCCAAAAACGCCACCAGCGGCGTGCCGGGTAAACTGCAAACCGCCGTGGAGCTGGTGGTCGGTTTCGTCGACAGCAGCGTGCGCGACATGTACCACGGCAAGAGCAAGGTGATTGCGCCGTTGGCACTGACCGTGTTTGTCTGGGTGTTCCTGATGAACCTGATGGACCTTATCCCGGTTGACTTCCTGCCTTATCTCGGCACCCACGTTCTCGGTCTGCCTGCGCTGCGCGTCGTGCCTACCGCTGACGTGAACGTCACGCTGTCTATGGCGCTGGGCGTGTTTATCCTGATTCTGTTCTATAGCATCAAAATGAAAGGCGTTGGCGGGTTCGTTAAAGAGTTGACCATGCAGCCGTTCAACCACCCTGTATTCATTCCTATCAACCTGATTCTTGAAGGTGTCAGCCTGCTGTCCAAACCTGTTTCACTGGGTCTGCGACTGTTCGGCAACATGTATGCGGGTGAGTTGATCTTCATCCTGATTGCCGGCCTGTTGCCGTGGTGGTCACAGTGGGTCCTGAGCTTGCCTTGGGCTATCTTCCACATCCTGATCATTACGCTTCAAGCCTTTATTTTCATGGTTCTGACGATCGTCTATCTGTCGATGGCGTCTGAAGAGCACTGA
- the atpE gene encoding F0F1 ATP synthase subunit C: MENLSMDLLYMAAAVMMGLAAIGAAIGIGILGGKFLEGAARQPDLIPLLRTQFFIVMGLVDAIPMIAVGLGLYVMFAVA, translated from the coding sequence ATGGAAAACCTGAGTATGGATCTGCTGTACATGGCTGCCGCTGTGATGATGGGTTTAGCGGCAATCGGTGCTGCGATCGGTATCGGCATCCTGGGTGGTAAATTCTTGGAAGGCGCTGCTCGTCAGCCTGACCTGATTCCTCTGCTGCGTACACAGTTCTTTATCGTTATGGGTCTGGTCGACGCCATCCCGATGATCGCTGTAGGTCTGGGTCTGTACGTGATGTTCGCCGTCGCGTAA
- the atpF gene encoding F0F1 ATP synthase subunit B has translation MNLNATILGQAIAFVLFVWFCMKYVWPPIMAAIEKRQKEIADGLASAERAKKDLDLAQANATDQLKTAKAEAQVIIEQANKRKAQIMDEAKAEAEQERNKIVAQAQAEIEAERKRAREELRKQVAMLAIAGAEKIIERSVDEAANSDIVDKLVAEL, from the coding sequence GTGAATCTTAACGCAACAATCCTCGGCCAGGCCATCGCGTTCGTTCTGTTTGTCTGGTTCTGCATGAAGTACGTATGGCCGCCGATCATGGCTGCCATCGAGAAACGTCAGAAAGAAATCGCTGACGGCCTCGCTTCTGCAGAGCGTGCCAAAAAAGATCTGGACTTAGCGCAAGCCAATGCGACCGACCAGCTGAAAACTGCTAAAGCAGAAGCTCAGGTGATCATCGAGCAAGCGAACAAACGCAAAGCTCAGATCATGGATGAAGCGAAAGCCGAAGCCGAGCAGGAACGTAACAAAATCGTGGCGCAGGCTCAGGCTGAGATCGAAGCCGAACGTAAGCGCGCTCGTGAAGAGTTGCGTAAGCAAGTCGCGATGCTGGCAATTGCCGGCGCCGAGAAGATCATCGAACGTTCCGTGGATGAAGCTGCTAACAGCGACATCGTTGATAAACTGGTCGCTGAACTGTAA
- the atpH gene encoding F0F1 ATP synthase subunit delta has product MSEFVTVARPYAKAAFDFAVEHQSVERWQEMLAFTAEVTRNEQISELLSGAVAPETLSKTFIAVCGDRLDEHGQNFIRVMAENGRLLVLPAVLQQFIELRASLESTVEVEVLSASALSDEQQAKIAAAMEKRLSRKVKLNCKIDKSVLAGIVVRAGDMVIDGSVRGRLERLTDVLQS; this is encoded by the coding sequence ATGTCTGAATTTGTAACTGTAGCTCGCCCCTACGCCAAAGCAGCTTTTGACTTTGCCGTTGAGCACCAAAGCGTAGAGCGCTGGCAGGAAATGCTGGCGTTTACTGCTGAAGTCACTCGCAATGAACAGATTTCTGAACTGCTGTCTGGCGCAGTTGCGCCAGAAACGCTGTCCAAGACGTTCATCGCGGTTTGTGGCGATCGGCTCGACGAACATGGCCAGAACTTTATCCGTGTAATGGCCGAAAATGGACGTTTACTGGTTCTTCCTGCCGTGCTGCAGCAGTTCATCGAACTGCGCGCCTCGCTGGAATCCACCGTCGAAGTCGAAGTGCTCTCTGCGAGCGCGCTGAGCGACGAACAGCAGGCGAAAATCGCCGCTGCGATGGAAAAACGTCTGTCACGCAAAGTTAAGCTGAATTGCAAAATTGACAAGTCTGTACTGGCCGGCATCGTTGTTCGCGCCGGCGATATGGTGATTGATGGCAGCGTTCGCGGTCGTCTTGAACGCCTGACAGACGTCTTGCAGTCTTAA
- the atpA gene encoding F0F1 ATP synthase subunit alpha: MQLNSTEISELIKQRIAQFNVVSEAHNEGTIVSVSDGIIRVHGLAEVMQGEMIALPGNRYAIALNLERDSVGAVVMGPYADLAEGMKVKCTGRILEVPVGRGLLGRVVNTLGAPIDGKGPIENDGFSPVEAIAPGVIERQSVDQPVQTGYKSVDAMIPIGRGQRELVIGDRQTGKTALAIDAIINQRDSGIKCVYVAIGQKASTIANVVRKLEEHGALANTIVVVATASESAALQYLAPYAGCAMGEYFRDRGEDALIVYDDLSKQAVAYRQISLLLRRPPGREAYPGDVFYLHSRLLERAARVNAEYVEAFTKGEVKGQTGSLTALPIIETQAGDVSAFVPTNVISITDGQIFLESNLFNSGIRPAVNPGISVSRVGGAAQTKIMKKLSGGIRTALAQYRELAAFSQFASDLDDATRKQLSHGQKVTELLKQKQYAPMSVAQQSLVLFAAERGYLNDVEVAKVVSFEAALVAYADREHAELLNHINQTGNFNDEIEGKLKDILETFKKTQSW; this comes from the coding sequence ATGCAACTGAATTCCACCGAAATCAGCGAACTGATCAAGCAGCGCATTGCTCAGTTCAATGTAGTGAGCGAAGCTCACAATGAAGGTACTATCGTTTCCGTCAGCGACGGGATCATCCGCGTACACGGCTTGGCCGAAGTTATGCAGGGCGAAATGATCGCGCTGCCAGGCAACCGTTACGCAATCGCATTGAACCTGGAGCGCGACTCCGTCGGTGCCGTGGTTATGGGTCCGTACGCGGATCTGGCCGAAGGCATGAAGGTTAAATGTACCGGCCGTATCCTGGAAGTTCCAGTCGGTCGTGGTCTGCTGGGCCGCGTAGTTAACACCCTGGGCGCGCCAATCGACGGCAAAGGCCCGATTGAGAACGACGGTTTCTCTCCGGTAGAAGCTATCGCGCCAGGCGTTATCGAGCGTCAGTCCGTTGATCAGCCGGTTCAGACTGGCTACAAATCCGTTGACGCCATGATTCCAATCGGCCGTGGCCAGCGTGAGCTGGTGATCGGTGACCGTCAGACCGGTAAAACCGCGCTGGCGATCGATGCGATCATCAACCAACGCGACTCCGGCATCAAATGCGTTTACGTGGCTATCGGCCAGAAAGCGTCCACCATCGCTAACGTGGTGCGCAAACTGGAAGAGCACGGCGCACTGGCCAACACCATCGTGGTGGTGGCGACCGCTTCCGAATCCGCTGCACTGCAATACCTGGCGCCATACGCCGGTTGCGCAATGGGCGAATACTTCCGTGACCGCGGTGAAGATGCGCTGATCGTGTACGATGACCTGTCCAAACAGGCCGTTGCTTACCGCCAGATTTCCCTGCTGCTTCGTCGTCCGCCAGGTCGTGAAGCTTACCCAGGCGACGTATTCTACCTGCACTCCCGTTTGCTGGAGCGTGCAGCGCGCGTTAACGCCGAATACGTTGAAGCCTTCACCAAAGGTGAAGTTAAAGGCCAAACTGGTTCACTGACCGCACTGCCGATCATTGAAACCCAGGCGGGTGACGTTTCCGCGTTCGTTCCGACCAACGTAATCTCGATTACCGATGGTCAGATCTTCCTGGAATCCAACCTGTTCAACTCCGGTATTCGTCCGGCAGTTAACCCGGGTATCTCCGTATCCCGTGTTGGTGGCGCCGCGCAGACCAAGATCATGAAGAAACTGTCCGGTGGTATCCGTACCGCGCTGGCGCAGTATCGTGAACTGGCTGCGTTCTCCCAGTTCGCCTCCGATCTGGACGACGCGACCCGCAAACAGCTGAGCCACGGTCAGAAAGTGACCGAGCTGCTGAAACAGAAACAGTATGCGCCGATGTCGGTCGCACAACAGTCTCTGGTGCTGTTTGCCGCAGAACGCGGTTACCTGAACGACGTCGAAGTCGCCAAAGTGGTGAGCTTCGAAGCCGCGCTGGTCGCCTATGCGGACCGCGAGCACGCCGAGCTGCTGAACCACATCAACCAAACTGGCAACTTCAATGACGAGATCGAGGGCAAGTTGAAAGACATCCTCGAGACCTTCAAGAAAACCCAGTCCTGGTAA
- the atpG gene encoding F0F1 ATP synthase subunit gamma, producing MAGAKEIRSKIASVQNTQKITKAMEMVAASKMRKSQDRMAASRPYAETMRKVIGHLALGNLEYKHPYLDERDVKRVGYLVVSTDRGLCGGLNINLFKKLLAEMKAWSEKGVETDLALIGSKAASFFGSVGGNVVAQVTGMGDKPSLSDLIGPVKVMLQAYDEGRLDKLYIVSNKFVNTMSQEPQVLQLLPLPPADDEELKKTPWDYLYEPDPKVLLDTLLRRYVESQVYQGVVENLASEQAARMVAMKAATDNGGSLIKELQLVYNKARQASITQELTEIVSGASAV from the coding sequence ATGGCCGGCGCAAAAGAGATACGTAGTAAGATCGCTAGCGTGCAAAACACGCAAAAGATCACTAAAGCGATGGAAATGGTCGCCGCCTCCAAAATGCGTAAATCGCAGGATCGCATGGCGGCCAGCCGTCCTTATGCAGAGACCATGCGCAAAGTGATTGGTCACCTTGCGTTAGGGAATCTGGAGTACAAGCACCCGTACCTGGATGAGCGTGACGTTAAGCGCGTCGGGTATCTGGTGGTGTCTACTGACCGTGGTCTCTGCGGCGGCTTGAACATCAACCTGTTCAAAAAGCTGCTGGCGGAGATGAAAGCCTGGTCCGAAAAAGGCGTCGAAACCGATTTGGCGCTGATTGGCTCTAAAGCGGCCTCTTTCTTTGGCTCCGTGGGCGGCAACGTGGTTGCCCAAGTGACCGGCATGGGGGACAAACCTTCCCTGTCGGATCTTATCGGGCCGGTGAAAGTGATGCTGCAGGCCTACGACGAAGGTCGTTTGGACAAGCTGTACATTGTCAGCAACAAATTTGTTAATACGATGTCCCAAGAGCCGCAGGTGCTTCAGCTGCTGCCGTTACCGCCAGCCGATGACGAAGAGCTGAAGAAAACGCCTTGGGATTACCTGTATGAACCCGATCCAAAAGTGCTGCTTGATACCTTGCTGCGCCGCTATGTGGAGTCGCAGGTTTATCAGGGCGTCGTGGAAAACCTGGCCAGCGAGCAGGCCGCACGAATGGTCGCGATGAAAGCCGCAACCGATAACGGCGGTAGCCTGATCAAAGAGCTGCAGTTGGTATACAACAAGGCGCGTCAGGCCAGCATCACTCAGGAACTCACCGAGATCGTTTCGGGAGCCTCCGCGGTTTAA
- the atpD gene encoding F0F1 ATP synthase subunit beta, with product MATGKIIQVIGAVVDVEFPQDAVPKVYDALEVENGTEKLVLEVQQQLGGGVVRCIAMGTSDGLRRGLKVNNLDHPIEVPVGKATLGRIMNVLGQPIDMKGDIGEEERWAIHRAAPSYEELSSSQELLETGIKVMDLICPFAKGGKVGLFGGAGVGKTVNMMELIRNIAIEHSGYSVFAGVGERTREGNDFYHEMTDSNVLDKVSLVYGQMNEPPGNRLRVALTGLTMAEKFRDEGRDVLLFVDNIYRYTLAGTEVSALLGRMPSAVGYQPTLAEEMGVLQERITSTKTGSITSVQAVYVPADDLTDPSPATTFAHLDATVVLSRNIASLGIYPAVDPLDSTSRQLDPLVVGQEHYDVARGVQSILQRYQELKDIIAILGMDELSEEDKLVVSRARKIQRFLSQPFFVAEVFTGSPGKFVSLKDTIRGFKGIMDGDYDHLPEQAFYMVGTIEEAVEKAKKL from the coding sequence ATGGCTACTGGAAAGATTATCCAGGTAATCGGCGCCGTGGTGGACGTCGAGTTCCCTCAGGATGCCGTACCAAAAGTGTACGACGCCCTTGAGGTAGAAAACGGCACCGAAAAACTGGTGTTGGAAGTTCAGCAACAGCTGGGCGGTGGCGTGGTTCGCTGTATCGCAATGGGGACCTCCGACGGTCTGCGTCGCGGTCTGAAAGTGAACAACCTGGACCACCCGATTGAAGTGCCGGTGGGTAAAGCTACCCTGGGCCGTATCATGAACGTATTGGGTCAACCGATCGACATGAAAGGCGACATCGGCGAAGAAGAGCGTTGGGCGATTCACCGCGCGGCGCCGAGCTACGAAGAGCTGTCCAGCTCCCAGGAACTGCTGGAAACCGGTATCAAGGTAATGGACCTGATTTGTCCGTTCGCCAAGGGCGGTAAAGTCGGTCTGTTCGGCGGTGCGGGCGTAGGTAAAACCGTAAACATGATGGAGCTGATCCGTAACATCGCGATCGAGCACTCCGGTTATTCCGTGTTTGCGGGCGTGGGCGAGCGTACTCGTGAGGGTAACGACTTCTACCACGAAATGACCGACTCCAACGTTCTGGACAAAGTATCCCTGGTTTACGGCCAGATGAACGAGCCACCAGGTAACCGTCTGCGCGTTGCGCTGACCGGTCTGACCATGGCGGAGAAATTCCGTGACGAAGGCCGTGACGTTCTGCTGTTCGTTGACAACATCTACCGTTACACCCTGGCCGGTACCGAAGTGTCCGCACTTCTGGGCCGTATGCCATCCGCGGTAGGTTATCAGCCAACGCTGGCGGAAGAGATGGGCGTTCTGCAAGAACGTATCACCTCGACCAAGACCGGTTCCATCACTTCCGTACAGGCCGTTTACGTTCCTGCGGATGACTTGACTGACCCGTCACCAGCCACCACCTTTGCGCACTTGGACGCAACCGTGGTACTGAGCCGTAACATCGCTTCTCTGGGTATCTACCCGGCCGTTGACCCGCTGGATTCCACCAGCCGTCAGCTGGATCCGCTGGTTGTTGGCCAGGAGCACTACGACGTAGCGCGTGGCGTGCAGTCCATTCTGCAACGCTACCAGGAACTGAAAGATATCATCGCGATCCTGGGTATGGACGAGCTGTCTGAAGAAGACAAACTGGTCGTATCCCGTGCGCGTAAGATCCAACGTTTCCTGTCTCAGCCGTTCTTCGTGGCAGAAGTCTTCACCGGTTCTCCGGGCAAGTTCGTATCGCTGAAAGACACCATCCGTGGTTTCAAAGGCATTATGGACGGCGACTATGACCACCTGCCGGAGCAGGCGTTCTACATGGTTGGCACCATTGAAGAAGCAGTGGAAAAAGCCAAGAAACTGTAA
- a CDS encoding F0F1 ATP synthase subunit epsilon, protein MAMTYHLDVVSAEKQMFSGLVQKIQVTGSEGELGIFPGHAPLLTAIKPGMVRIVKQHGEEEFIYLSGGILEVQPSVVTVLADTAIRGTDLDEARALEAKRKAEEHIRSSHGDVDYAQASAELAKAIAKLRVIELTRKAM, encoded by the coding sequence ATGGCTATGACTTACCATCTGGATGTAGTCAGCGCGGAAAAACAGATGTTTTCCGGCCTGGTGCAGAAGATCCAGGTGACAGGCAGCGAAGGTGAACTGGGGATCTTCCCTGGCCATGCGCCGCTGCTGACTGCCATCAAGCCTGGCATGGTGCGTATTGTTAAGCAGCACGGTGAAGAAGAGTTCATCTACCTGTCCGGCGGCATCCTTGAGGTGCAGCCGAGCGTGGTTACCGTGCTGGCGGACACTGCTATCCGTGGTACTGACCTCGACGAAGCGAGAGCGTTGGAAGCTAAGCGTAAAGCTGAAGAACACATTCGCAGCTCTCATGGCGATGTCGACTATGCTCAGGCATCCGCTGAACTGGCGAAAGCGATCGCAAAACTGCGCGTTATCGAGCTCACCAGAAAAGCGATGTAA